The following coding sequences are from one Streptomyces sp. NBC_01485 window:
- a CDS encoding LysR family transcriptional regulator, whose protein sequence is MELRHLQHFVAVAEDQHFTRAAERLMVSQSGLSASIRALERELRAPLFVRTTRRVTLTEAGRALLSEAQRILAQVRAAHEAVAAVQGVVRGTLSVGTEQCIAGVHVAGLLAAFRRRHPEVEIRLRQTGSGALGEEVAAGRLDLAFAYRTQPDTDQLRCAPLATEPMYVLCHPDHPLAGAAALTPEDVAGEVFVDFHPDWGPRRATDVAFAGAGVRRTVALEVNDVHSLLDLVDENLGVAVVPRHFRHKREALTALPLKGTGEAAYETVALLPPPQATSPAARALMALLETGSA, encoded by the coding sequence ATGGAACTGCGCCACCTTCAGCATTTCGTCGCGGTCGCCGAGGACCAGCACTTCACCCGGGCCGCCGAACGCCTGATGGTCTCCCAGTCGGGCCTGTCGGCGTCGATCCGCGCGCTGGAGCGGGAGCTGCGCGCTCCGCTGTTCGTACGGACCACCCGGCGGGTGACGCTGACGGAGGCGGGCCGGGCGCTACTGTCCGAGGCGCAGCGGATCCTGGCGCAGGTGCGGGCGGCGCACGAGGCGGTGGCCGCCGTGCAGGGCGTGGTGCGCGGCACCCTCTCCGTGGGCACCGAGCAGTGCATCGCCGGGGTGCATGTGGCGGGGCTGCTGGCGGCGTTCCGGCGGCGGCACCCGGAGGTGGAGATCCGGCTGCGGCAGACCGGCTCGGGCGCGCTCGGCGAGGAGGTGGCGGCCGGCCGGCTCGACCTGGCGTTCGCCTACCGCACCCAGCCGGACACCGACCAGCTCCGCTGCGCGCCGCTGGCCACCGAGCCGATGTACGTGCTGTGCCATCCCGACCACCCTCTCGCCGGGGCGGCGGCGCTGACGCCGGAGGACGTCGCCGGCGAGGTGTTCGTCGACTTCCACCCGGACTGGGGGCCTCGGCGTGCCACCGACGTCGCGTTCGCCGGGGCGGGGGTGCGGCGCACCGTCGCCCTGGAGGTCAACGACGTGCACAGTCTGCTGGACCTGGTGGACGAGAACCTCGGCGTCGCCGTCGTACCGCGGCACTTCCGGCACAAGCGCGAGGCGCTCACCGCACTGCCCCTGAAGGGCACCGGCGAGGCGGCCTACGAGACGGTCGCCCTGCTCCCGCCCCCGCAGGCGACCAGCCCGGCGGCCCGGGCGCTCATGGCGCTGCTGGAAACGGGGAGCGCGTGA